In Paramormyrops kingsleyae isolate MSU_618 chromosome 5, PKINGS_0.4, whole genome shotgun sequence, one DNA window encodes the following:
- the LOC111848671 gene encoding uncharacterized protein isoform X2 has product MNRGSSVSDGEESWLAESWQTEPSENSFTSKVADLIKRSKSQQFYGLMGRRSGIQLPARQGRKRNKGEMFVGLMGRRSSSGEFQEEWDKPQFY; this is encoded by the exons ATGAATAGG GGATCATCGGTGAGTGACGGCGAGGAGTCCTGGTTGGCGGAGAGCTGGCAG ACTGAACCTTCCGAGAACAGCTTCACCAGCAAAGTGGCAGACCTAATAAAAAGATCCAAATCGCAGCAGTTCTACGGCCTCATGGGCAGGCGGTCAG GCATCCAACTACCTGCACGTCAAGGTCGAAAAA GAAATAAAGGAGAGATGTTTGTTGGCCTTATGGGAAGGAGATCATCCAGTGGAG AGTTTCAAGAGGAGTGGGACAAACCTCAGTTCTACTGA
- the LOC111848671 gene encoding uncharacterized protein isoform X1, giving the protein METWKLLALIAVVFAVVYYVQGSSVSDGEESWLAESWQTEPSENSFTSKVADLIKRSKSQQFYGLMGRRSGIQLPARQGRKRNKGEMFVGLMGRRSSSGEFQEEWDKPQFY; this is encoded by the exons ATGGAAACGTGGAAACTGCTGGCTTTGATTGCCGTTGTCTTTGCGGTTGTATATTACGTTCAGGGATCATCGGTGAGTGACGGCGAGGAGTCCTGGTTGGCGGAGAGCTGGCAG ACTGAACCTTCCGAGAACAGCTTCACCAGCAAAGTGGCAGACCTAATAAAAAGATCCAAATCGCAGCAGTTCTACGGCCTCATGGGCAGGCGGTCAG GCATCCAACTACCTGCACGTCAAGGTCGAAAAA GAAATAAAGGAGAGATGTTTGTTGGCCTTATGGGAAGGAGATCATCCAGTGGAG AGTTTCAAGAGGAGTGGGACAAACCTCAGTTCTACTGA